A window of Streptomyces sp. Je 1-332 genomic DNA:
CGCGCAGCGAGCCATCGAGAAGGCCGGCATGGTGCGGGAGGGGCGGCTGCGCCACTACGGGCACGTGGACGGCGTATGGCACGACATCGTGCAGTACTCGATTCTCGAGGACGACTGGAAGGCTCTGCGCGGCCGCTGAGCACGTGACGCCGCCCTGCCGGTCGGTACGCGGCGACGATTTCCCGTCGCCAACTTGTTCCCCCACACGAACGTCAGCGACGGTCGCCCTCTTAGCCTGGGGTGGTGACCAGCGACGTGCCGACGAACCTTCGCACCAGCCTTGCCCGCGTGCTCGACGACTTCAGCCCTGCCCTGCTCGATCTCGTGCACGGCAGCACCGAGCCGGCGGAGCCGTCCGAGCGGACCGGTCCGACCGACGGGCTCGGCGGGGTGGTGATCCATGACCCGGGGGACGTGGTCGCGTACCCGCCGCGCGCCATCGTGCTGGGCGTGGGCGTCTACGGGACGGAGGCGATCGCCCGGCTCATGCGCGAGCTGGGAGAGCACGGTGCGGCGGCCCTCGTGGTGCGTGGCCCGGTGGAGCGGGACGAGGCGCTGGCCGCGGCTTCGGCGGCCTCGGGGGTGGTGCTGGTAAGCCTGACGCAGGGCGCGTCGTGGTCGCAGCTGACGGAGCTCCTGCGGACGCTACTCACCGAGGGGGACGTCGGTGAGACGGGGGTGGAGTCGCTCGGGGGAGTGCCCTCCGGTGATCTGTTCGCGCTGGCCAACGCCGTCGCGACGCTGCTGGACGCGCCGATCACGATCGAGGACCGGCGTCAGCGCATCCTGGCGTTCTCGGGCCGTCAGGACGAGGCGGACCAGTCGCGTGTCGCCACGATCCTGGCCCGCCAGGTGCCGGACGGATATCTGCGGATCCTGGAGAGCCGCGGCGTCTTCAGTGAGCTGTACCGCAGCGACCGCCCCGTGCACATCGCCCCGGCCACGGTCGAGGAGGGGGAGACGGCCATCCCGCGCGTGGCCGTCGCGGTGCGCGCCGGTGACGAGTTCCTCGGGTCTGTGTGGGCCGCGGTCGAGGAGCCGTTGACCCCCGATCGCGAGCAGGCGTTCCAGGACGCGGCGAAGCTCGTCGCCCTGCACCTGCTGCGCCACCGGGCGGGCGCCGACGCGCAGAACCGGCTCAGGGCCGACCTCGTGAGTACCGTCCTCGAAGGCGGCACGGGTGCGGTGGACGCCCTGGCCCGGCTCGGCCTGGTGAACGAGCCCACGGTGGTGATGGCCATGGGCCTGGCCGGGGCGAAGAGCGATCACGCTCAGCTGGCGGCGGAACGCCAGCGGCTGACCAGCGCCCTCGGCATCCACCTCAACGCGGTGCAGCCACGGTCGGCTCTCGCTCTCCTCGGCGACGTGGCCTACGCGGTCGTCCCGGTACCCGCGGACCCGGCGGCCGGCCGGGAGCGTGCGGTGCAGATCGCGGACAACTTCCTGGAACGTGCCGGAAAGTGGACGCGGGTGGTGATCGGCATCGGGTCGGTGGCGACCGAGCCGTCGGCGCTCGGCCGCTCACGCACCAGGGCGGACCGGGCGCTGCGGGTGCTGATGAGTGACCTGGGCAGCAGGCGCGTCGCCTCGATCAGCGACGTGCACGTCGACGCGCTGCTGCTCGACCTGCGGGACCTGGCCGCCGCGCAGGGGGACGAACTGCTCGGCCCGGTGGCCCGGTTGGTGGAGTACGACGCCAGACACCGCTCCCACCTGGTCGAGACGCTGCGCGCGTGGCTCGACGCCTTCGGCGACGTCATCGCCGCGTCGGCGAGCGTGTTCGTCCACCCCAACACCTTCCGCTACCGCATCCGGCGAGTCGCTGAGGTGGCGCAGATCGATCTGGGGGACCCCTCGGTGCGTTTCGCTCTCATGCTGCAACTGCGATTGATGCAGCCCACCGTCACCTAGCAACCCCCGGGGGGGGCGACTCAAGTACCGTCTCCCTACGTCTCTTCGATGGCGGGCATCGGCTCTCAGTGTCGGCGCACGGATCGAACTCGTCGACCTGAGCAGGCAGGCCGCTTTCCTCAGCGGATGGCATCCGGGCGGACCCAGGCGCCGCGAACTCTGCTGTATATCGCTGGTCCAGAAGCCGATGTGATCGAACCTGGCTCCGTCGGACGAGTCCCAGGGGCTGCCCGGAGCCCCTTCGATGAGCTCGATGAAGGGCGGCAGTCATCCGTCCATGATCCCGCAGAGCCCCTACAACTGGATCCATTCCTTGGCCGTCGTCACCCCTTCAAGGATCGCGTCGACCGGCTCCACGCCGAGCCCCGGTCCGGTGGGCACGTCGAGGTGACCGTCGGCGAGTTCGAAGGGTTCGGTGATGTCCGTGGCGAAGTAGCGGCTGGAGCCGGAGGTGTCGCCGGGCAGGGTGAAGCCGGGCAGCGCGGCGAGCGCGACGTTGGCGGCGCGGCCGAGTCCGGTCTCCAGCATGCCTCCGCACCACACGGGAACGCCGTGGGCCACGCACAGGTCGTGAATCGCCTTGGCCTCCAGATAGCCGCCGACCCGGCCCGGCTTGACGTTGATGATCGAAGCGGCGCCCAGCGTGATGGCAGCGGCGGCGTCCTCGGCGGACTCGATGGACTCGTCCAGGCACACCGGCGTACGCAACTGCTTGGCGAGCGCCGCGTGTTGCACCAGGTCGTCGTCGGCCAGCGGCTGCTCGACCAGCAGGAGGTCGAACGCGTCGAGCTTGGCGAGCTGACGTGCGTCGGCCAGGGTGTAGGCGGCGTTGGCGTCCACCTGGAGCAGCAGGTCGTCGCCGAAGCGCTCGCGCACGGCGTGGACCGGCTCGATGTCCCAGCCGGGCTCGATCTTGAGCTTGATGCGCACGTAACCCTCCTCGATGAAACCGCCCACGGCGTCGAGGAGTTCGGGGATCGAGTCCATGATTCCGACCGAGACACCGCACGGCACGCGCTCACGCTCGGCGCCGAGGAAGCCGCCGAAGGACTGCCCCGTGGCGCGCAGTTGGGCGTCGAGTACGGCGGTCTCCAGAGCCGCCTTGGCCATCTTGTGGCCCTTGAACGGCTTCAGGGCACGCTTGACCGCGTGGGCGTCCGCCACGGCGGGCAGCGCAGGGATCAGGAAGCGGCGCAACACGTCGGCCGCCCCGTCGACGTACTCGGAGCAGTAGCGCGGTTCGGACATGGCGACGCACTCGCCCCAGCCCTCGCCGTCGGGCGTGACCACGCGCACAAGCAGGACGTCGCGTGCCGTCTCGACGCCGAAGGAGGTCCGGAACGGCGCCCGGAGGGGCATCGCGATCCGCCGCAGTTCAATTCCGTTGATCTTCATGGTGCTTGGGCTCCTGGGGGAGGGGCGAGCGAGGGGTCGGGGCTACGCGGTGGTGTCGCGCGTGACGACGTAGGAGGTGCGGTCGTGGAAGCCGGTGACGCGGGCGCCCTCGGCAAGGAGGCCGCCGAGCACGTCGCGCATCGCGAGGCGCCACTCCTTGGCCGCGCCGGGGTCGGTGCGACGCAGCCCCTCGATGTCCGGCGGGACCTCGACCAGCAGCGCCGCCGCGTCCCTGCGGCCGACTACGGGCAGGCCGTCGCGTACGGACAGAGCGGTGGCGGCATTGTCGGGCACCGCCACGGGTGCGAGGCGTGATTCCGAGGCGGCGACCGCGGCGTCGTCGTTCAACTCCCAGGCAATGAGCGCCCGATCGGTGTCGTCACCGCCGTTGATCACGTCGTCCATCGCCCCGTAGAAGCTGGTGAGGTACTCGACCGGCCAGCCGCCCAGCTTGGTCAGGTTGAAGTGGGCGTTGCGCCGCACCAGCGGGTCGTAGGTCCACGTGATCCGTCGCAGCCCACGGGTCAGGGCCCACTGGCGCTGGTGGAGTTTGAGAGCGAGTCCCGCTCCGCGGCCGGGCAGTGCACCGGTGACATGCGAGTGCAGGGCCGCGCCTGCCGGGGCCGCGAAGAAGGCCACGGACGCGCCGACGAGCCGGCCGCCTTCGAAAGCTCCGGCGACGTAGTTGCCCGCGTGGGAGAGCGCCCGCATCTGCTCGACACCCATGGGGGAACTGCCGGGGGAGCTGCCCCAGATCTCCTCGAACAGCGCGTTGGCTCCCTCCAGTTCGCGCAGTTCGTGCAGCTCCCGTACGACTAGACCGTGCGGCGTGGGCGAATCCTGTACGCCGATGGCACTCACCGGGCCACCTCCTCGACGAGGGCGGCGAGCAGCCGGGCGCGCGGAACCATCTCTGCCACGATCAGGTGCTCGTGGTCGGCGTGTGCTCCGCCGCCGACAGCGCCCAGGCCGTCGAGAGTGGGGCAGCCGAGCCCGGCGGTGAAGTTCCCGTCGGACGCCCCGCCGACCGCCGCCGATGGCAGTGCGCCGAGACCCAGGCGCGCGGCGAGACGATCGGCCCGCTCGAACAGCTCGGCGGATGAACTGGTCTCCAGGGGAGGTCTGTTGGGGCCGCCGCGTACGACGAGGCTCGCCCCGGGCACGGTGGTCCTCAGCGCACGCATCGCCACGTCCACCCGCACCTGGGCGCTGAGCGTCGGGACACGGACGTCGACCGAGACGCGTGCCTCCGCGGGCACCGTGTTGGTCGTCGTACCCGCTCCGACCACCGTGGGGACCACGGTGGTGCGCCAGTCCCGCGGGGCATCGACGTTGATCTCCTCGGCCAGCGCGTCGAGGGCGAGGATCAGATGTGCGGCCTCCACCGCCGCGTTGACGCCCTTGTCCGGCTCGAGGCCGGAGTGGGCCGCCTTGCCCCGGACCACCAACTCGTAGGCGGAAGTGCCCTTGCGTGCCGTCTTCAGACCGCCGCCGTCCGCCGACGCCTCCAGAACGAAGGTCGCCGCACACTTTTGCGCCATCTCCTCGATCAGCGGCCGCGAGGCGTCCGAGCCGACCTCCTCGTCACCGGTCACCAGGACGCAGACCCCTTCCAGGGACGGCAGGGAGGCCAGGGCGTGGAACATCTGCACGAGGCCGGCCTTCATGTCGAAGATCCCCGGGCCGCGTGCGACGCCGTCTCTCACCGACCACGGGTGAGTGGCCAGCGAGCCCATCGGCCACACCGTGTCGTGGTGTCCGAGCAACAGCACCCGGGGTGTGCCGAAGGACCACCGCAGGTGCGTGACGCCGTCGACGACGATGCGTTCGGGCGGGGCGCCCAGGTGACGGGTTCCCTGGGCGGCCACCACGTCCGCGCTGTGCGCCACCGCGTCCAGATCGGACGAGAAGGACTCGCACACCACCAGTTCCTCGAGATCCGCGAGCATCGCGGGGAGGTGAAGCGCCTCATGCCCCGGCGTCGCCTCGCTCACTGCGTCCTGCCCCGGCATCGCACCCCTGACCGTGTGCGTGTCGGCGGCGGCCGTTCGGCTGTTCGGATCCTCGGTCACCTGCGACTCCTTCTCGAATACCTGCCTACGACGCTATTCGAGCCCGAAGCGACGCAGTTCGTCGAGGGAAACGAATATCCGGGAGCCGTTCCGTACCACCGGACGGCTCAGCCGTCAGTCCTCGTGACTCACCGCCTTGGCGTTGCGCCGGAAGTCCGACCAGGCAGGTGAGGTGCACGCGGCGCAGGTGTCGAAGAACTCGGCGCGCGCCTCTCGGTCGCCCATCAGGAAGTAGCGGAACCAGGCCGTGACAGGCCCTCGGAACCCGCCTCCGTCCCCGGCGGGGGTAACGTGCGAGGCGCCCGCCAACTCCCCGTAGACAGCGGGGACATGACCGGCGCTTTTGTAGCGGGGGACCACCAGGAGCTCGGGGATCACCACCGGGTCGTGCTCACCGCCGAGGATGAACATGGGGCCCTTGAGGTCGCTGATTCTGCCCTGAGGACCCGGCTCGACGGGCACGGTCACGTCGACGCGCGGGTCGGCACCGGCGTTGATCGCTCCGCCGCCGCCCTGCGAGTGCCCCGACGCGCCGACCTTGTCCAGGTCGACCTTCCCGTAGTACGGGCTTCGGGGATCGGCTTCGGCCTTCTTCAGCACGTCCAGGCCGTCGAGCATGGCGGCACCGGAACCGGACTGCGTGGTGTGCGCGGCGACCACGATGAACCCGTGGGAAGCGAGGTGCTTCAGAAGCCCGTCGTGGATCACCGGCGTCACGAACGAGCCGTTGCCCCAGATGATCACCGGGTGCTTCGCGCAGCCTCTGCTACCGAGCTCGGCCGGGCGCAGGATGGTGTGACTCAGCCCCGCGCGCTCCTTGGTCACGGCGAAGGGGCCGTCCTCGGCCCAGCGTCCGCCGACCGACGGGCAACTGTCGGCCGTGCGGGCGGCTGTAGCTGTATCGGGACCGGTGGGTGGCTGCGCGACTCCCTGGCCCGTCAGCGCGGCCGACAGTGCGAGCGACGTGGCCAGCACGGTGGCGGCTCGGCGCACCCAGGAGGCGGCCGGCACGGTGGCGGACCGCCACCGCCTCTCCATCTTCGGCATGGGGATCTCCTGTCCTGAGGTGCGGGTCCTGGGGCGGGGGGCCGTCACGGACGCGCCGCGGCCTCGGCGACGGCCGTCCCGAAGGCCGCCATCCCGCGGGCGTTGGGGTGCAGCGGTGCCGCGACGCTGGTGGGTACCAGGCCCTCGATGTAACGCTCGGCCGGGGCGGCGCAGGTGTCGTGTCCGGCGCTGACGGCGGCGGTGTCGACGAATGTGGCGCCGTGGGCCCGGCTCTGCTCGGCGAGCACGCCGTTCAGCTGGTTCACGCGGGCCTGGAGATAGTTGGCGTCCTTGTCCCAGAGGGGCTGGGTGGGCCAGCAGCCGTCCTTGCGGATGTAGGTGGCGTACCCCGCGACGACGATCCGGGCGTTCGGTGCGCGCCGGTGCACCTCGTCAAGGGCCTTGCCGAAGGTGGCGCTCCAGGCGGCGATGGCTTTCGCGGTGGCGTCGCCCTTGGCCGCGGCGGTGTCGGCGCAGGAGATCCCCGCCGGCTTCGGCAGGAGGTTGACGCAGCCGAGTGCCTTGCTGACGAGGCTGACGTCGTTGCCGCCGATGGTCAGGGTCACCAGGTCGGTGCTCGGTTCGAGGGCCTCGTACTGGGGCGGCAGCAGGCCGAACTGGCGGCCGGAGAAATCGCTGACCTTCGCGCCCGAGCAGCTGACGTCGGTGAGCCGCGCGTCCAGCGCCTCCGCGACGACGGCCGGGTAGTTACGCCCGGAGCGCAGGCACGACCACTGGCTCTGATCGGGGATGAGGGGACCCGCAGCGAACGAATCACCGATGGCGACGTACTCCAAAGGGTCCTCGGCCTGCGAAGACACCTGCGAAGACGCCTGCGAAGGCGACTGCGAAGACACCGCGCCGGCCGGAGACACTCCGAGGACGCAGGCGGACAGGGCGGCGGCCATGACCGCGGTGGTGCGGGCGCGTGTGGGGCGCACGGGCTCTCCTGTGTGGGGTGTACCGGGGGTAACGGACGCCCTTATGATCCGGGCCATCGCCGCCTTGGTGTTCTAGGCGCGCAACCAGACTTTCCGAGGGATCAGTTGTGACCGGTGACAAAAGCGTGAGCCGCTTCCTGATCGCCGACGTGCCGCGGCTGGCCGCGACCGTCACGCGGCGCATCGCGGACGACCTTCCGGTCTACGGGCGACTGCCCGCCGAGGAACTGCACGGGGACGTCCGGGCCATCGTCGACATGACGATCCGCGCCTTCGCCGAGGTGTTGCGCACCGAGCGCATGCCGCCCCCGGAGTTCCTGGAGACGGTGCGCCGCTCGGCGGCCAGACGCGCGGAGGAACGCCTCCCCGTGGAGGCGGTCGTCAGCGCCTACCACTACGGGGCCCGCATCTGCGTGGAGGAGGTGGCGGCGACGGTCGAACCGCACGACCTGATCGAGGCCCACCGGTTGCTGCTCGACTGCCTGCGGGAGATCACGGCCGCCGTCACCTCGGGCTACGTCGAGGAGAGCCAGTCGCTGATAGGGGAGCGCGACGCGGCCCGCCACACCGTCCTGTCCGCCCTCCTCGACGGCAGAGGCCCCCAACTCGACTCCGCGCACCTGGGGATACGCCTCCCGCCGTGCTATCTGGTGCTCGCCTTCACCATCGGGCGCCACCCCGACGAGGACCGCGAGGACGTCGACGCCACCGTGGCATCCCGCCGCAAGATCAGACGCCTGCGTACGGAGCTCGACCGCGCCCTCGGACATCCCGTACTCTCCCGCCTGTCCGCCGACGAGGGCCTCGCGCTCGTCCCGTCCGACGCCGCGCCGGACCAAGCGGCCGAGACCGACCGGGCCCGCATCGAGCGGCTGACGGCATCCCTCATCACCGTGAGCGGAGTCCCCCTGATCGCGGGTGTCGCCGCCAGTACCCCGGCCGATGTCCCGCACGCCGTCCGCCTCGCCACCGAACTGCGCGACACCGCGGCGGGCACGGGACGACCGCCCGGCGTCTACCCCCTGACCGCGCTGCTCCTCGACTACCAGCTCACCCGCGCCAGCCCGGCCCGCGCGCACTTGGCCGCGCTGCTGTCGCCGTTGACGGACGGCCCGGACCTGCCGACGACCCTGCGGACGTACTTCGCCTCGAACCTGGACCGCCGTGAGACGGCGGCGCGCCTGCACGTGCACCCCAACACCGTGGACTACCGCCTGCGCCGCATCGCCACCCTGACGGGCCTCGACCTCGCCGCCCACACCGATCTCCTGACGCTACGGGCGGCGCTGAGCGCGTACGACGCGACGAGCGTGGGGCGTGCGAGAAGGGCAGAATCCTGAACCGTGACGATCACCGCGCGTGAACTCAACCGAGCGACCCTCAGCCGCCAACTGCTGCTGGAACGTGAGCCACTGACCGTCCAGGAAGGCATGCGCCGCGTGGTCGCGCTCCAGGCACAGCAGCCGGTCTCGCCCTACCTCGCTCTGTGGAACCGGCTCACCGGTTTCACCGCGGCCGACCTCGACGCGGCGTTCACCGCGCGTTCGCTGGTCAAAGCGACCCTGATGCGGATCACGCTGCACGTCGTACACGCCGATGACTATCCCGCCTTCCGGGCGGCGATGCAGCCGACGCTGTACGCCTCGCGGCTCGGCTTCCGCTTCGCCGCGTCCGGACTGACCCCGGCGGACGCCGACGAACTGGTGGCGGAACTCCTCGGCTTCGCCGACCGGCCGCGGACCTCGACGCAGATGCAGGCGTGGGTCGAGGAGCGGCTCGGCGCGGAGCAGAAAGAGGGGGCGTGGTGGGGGCTCAAG
This region includes:
- a CDS encoding SGNH/GDSL hydrolase family protein encodes the protein MRPTRARTTAVMAAALSACVLGVSPAGAVSSQSPSQASSQVSSQAEDPLEYVAIGDSFAAGPLIPDQSQWSCLRSGRNYPAVVAEALDARLTDVSCSGAKVSDFSGRQFGLLPPQYEALEPSTDLVTLTIGGNDVSLVSKALGCVNLLPKPAGISCADTAAAKGDATAKAIAAWSATFGKALDEVHRRAPNARIVVAGYATYIRKDGCWPTQPLWDKDANYLQARVNQLNGVLAEQSRAHGATFVDTAAVSAGHDTCAAPAERYIEGLVPTSVAAPLHPNARGMAAFGTAVAEAAARP
- the menC gene encoding o-succinylbenzoate synthase, with the protein product MKINGIELRRIAMPLRAPFRTSFGVETARDVLLVRVVTPDGEGWGECVAMSEPRYCSEYVDGAADVLRRFLIPALPAVADAHAVKRALKPFKGHKMAKAALETAVLDAQLRATGQSFGGFLGAERERVPCGVSVGIMDSIPELLDAVGGFIEEGYVRIKLKIEPGWDIEPVHAVRERFGDDLLLQVDANAAYTLADARQLAKLDAFDLLLVEQPLADDDLVQHAALAKQLRTPVCLDESIESAEDAAAAITLGAASIINVKPGRVGGYLEAKAIHDLCVAHGVPVWCGGMLETGLGRAANVALAALPGFTLPGDTSGSSRYFATDITEPFELADGHLDVPTGPGLGVEPVDAILEGVTTAKEWIQL
- a CDS encoding M20 family metallopeptidase — translated: MLADLEELVVCESFSSDLDAVAHSADVVAAQGTRHLGAPPERIVVDGVTHLRWSFGTPRVLLLGHHDTVWPMGSLATHPWSVRDGVARGPGIFDMKAGLVQMFHALASLPSLEGVCVLVTGDEEVGSDASRPLIEEMAQKCAATFVLEASADGGGLKTARKGTSAYELVVRGKAAHSGLEPDKGVNAAVEAAHLILALDALAEEINVDAPRDWRTTVVPTVVGAGTTTNTVPAEARVSVDVRVPTLSAQVRVDVAMRALRTTVPGASLVVRGGPNRPPLETSSSAELFERADRLAARLGLGALPSAAVGGASDGNFTAGLGCPTLDGLGAVGGGAHADHEHLIVAEMVPRARLLAALVEEVAR
- a CDS encoding acetylxylan esterase, translated to MPKMERRWRSATVPAASWVRRAATVLATSLALSAALTGQGVAQPPTGPDTATAARTADSCPSVGGRWAEDGPFAVTKERAGLSHTILRPAELGSRGCAKHPVIIWGNGSFVTPVIHDGLLKHLASHGFIVVAAHTTQSGSGAAMLDGLDVLKKAEADPRSPYYGKVDLDKVGASGHSQGGGGAINAGADPRVDVTVPVEPGPQGRISDLKGPMFILGGEHDPVVIPELLVVPRYKSAGHVPAVYGELAGASHVTPAGDGGGFRGPVTAWFRYFLMGDREARAEFFDTCAACTSPAWSDFRRNAKAVSHED
- a CDS encoding helix-turn-helix domain-containing protein yields the protein MTSDVPTNLRTSLARVLDDFSPALLDLVHGSTEPAEPSERTGPTDGLGGVVIHDPGDVVAYPPRAIVLGVGVYGTEAIARLMRELGEHGAAALVVRGPVERDEALAAASAASGVVLVSLTQGASWSQLTELLRTLLTEGDVGETGVESLGGVPSGDLFALANAVATLLDAPITIEDRRQRILAFSGRQDEADQSRVATILARQVPDGYLRILESRGVFSELYRSDRPVHIAPATVEEGETAIPRVAVAVRAGDEFLGSVWAAVEEPLTPDREQAFQDAAKLVALHLLRHRAGADAQNRLRADLVSTVLEGGTGAVDALARLGLVNEPTVVMAMGLAGAKSDHAQLAAERQRLTSALGIHLNAVQPRSALALLGDVAYAVVPVPADPAAGRERAVQIADNFLERAGKWTRVVIGIGSVATEPSALGRSRTRADRALRVLMSDLGSRRVASISDVHVDALLLDLRDLAAAQGDELLGPVARLVEYDARHRSHLVETLRAWLDAFGDVIAASASVFVHPNTFRYRIRRVAEVAQIDLGDPSVRFALMLQLRLMQPTVT
- a CDS encoding helix-turn-helix domain-containing protein — translated: MTGDKSVSRFLIADVPRLAATVTRRIADDLPVYGRLPAEELHGDVRAIVDMTIRAFAEVLRTERMPPPEFLETVRRSAARRAEERLPVEAVVSAYHYGARICVEEVAATVEPHDLIEAHRLLLDCLREITAAVTSGYVEESQSLIGERDAARHTVLSALLDGRGPQLDSAHLGIRLPPCYLVLAFTIGRHPDEDREDVDATVASRRKIRRLRTELDRALGHPVLSRLSADEGLALVPSDAAPDQAAETDRARIERLTASLITVSGVPLIAGVAASTPADVPHAVRLATELRDTAAGTGRPPGVYPLTALLLDYQLTRASPARAHLAALLSPLTDGPDLPTTLRTYFASNLDRRETAARLHVHPNTVDYRLRRIATLTGLDLAAHTDLLTLRAALSAYDATSVGRARRAES
- a CDS encoding GNAT family N-acetyltransferase, whose product is MSAIGVQDSPTPHGLVVRELHELRELEGANALFEEIWGSSPGSSPMGVEQMRALSHAGNYVAGAFEGGRLVGASVAFFAAPAGAALHSHVTGALPGRGAGLALKLHQRQWALTRGLRRITWTYDPLVRRNAHFNLTKLGGWPVEYLTSFYGAMDDVINGGDDTDRALIAWELNDDAAVAASESRLAPVAVPDNAATALSVRDGLPVVGRRDAAALLVEVPPDIEGLRRTDPGAAKEWRLAMRDVLGGLLAEGARVTGFHDRTSYVVTRDTTA